From the Euphorbia lathyris chromosome 6, ddEupLath1.1, whole genome shotgun sequence genome, one window contains:
- the LOC136232912 gene encoding probable pectinesterase/pectinesterase inhibitor 51 has translation MASLIPFLFLIIPFFTLITTSVNALPPAGAPTSSPSASSPAASAAPPEIQKICNITKFPEVCKSFLGKSPAAPLDFVKNAITVSVTNTLSAQEMVTKALTGAGKNLNLSQYSSNCLEELSNSMFRLQSSITALPSKSKDARAWMSAALVYQNDCLSNFKKVNDTVEIHSLLSLLDLLTRMTSNALSLVRALDLFGSDVGKWAAPKTERDGFFEPIKSKEMEFPTRFPANLKIDATVSKDGKGYKTVGEGVDAAPSNLTGKKFVINVKEGIYDEIVRIPLEKKNIVLIGDGIGKTIITGKKTVGPVGVFTYDTATFAVMGDGFMAKDITFKNEAGIPSKQAVAFRSDSDKSYVENCEFFGHQDTLYIHGLRQFYKSCKIEGNVDFIFGNGAAYFKDCEIFINPRLETPEKGESNAVTAQGRTDSGQSTGYVFDNCSITGTPEYMKLIKSNPKVHKNYLGRPWKEFAKTVYIHSFMDSLINPGGWLEWEGNQSLSTLYYGEFENRGPGSDLKGRVPWSSKILPQHVLTFSVQNFMQGDEWLPK, from the exons ATGGCGTCTCTAATTCCGTTTCTCTTTCTCATTATTCCCTTTTTTACCCTCATTACAACGTCAGTTAACGCCCTCCCCCCAGCCGGCGCACCTACCTCCTCCCCCTCCGCTTCTTCTCCGGCAGCCTCCGCTGCCCCACCTGAAATTCAAAAGATCTGCAACATCACAAAATTCCCTGAAGTTTGCAAATCATTCTTAGGAAAATCCCCCGCCGCTCCTCTCGACTTCGTAAAAAACGCCATTACCGTCTCCGTCACTAATACTCTTTCCGCTCAAGAAATGGTGACCAAAGCTTTGACCGGCGCCGGAAAAAATCTAAACCTAAGTCAATATTCCAGTAATTGCTTAGAAGAATTAAGCAATTCAATGTTCCGTCTCCAATCTTCGATCACCGCTTTGCCTTCGAAATCTAAAGATGCTAGAGCTTGGATGAGTGCGGCTCTGGTTTATCAAAACGATTGCCTGAGCAATTTTAAGAAGGTAAACGACACCGTTGAGATTCACAGTCTGTTATCACTTCTTGATTTGTTGACCAGGATGACTAGCAATGCTTTGAGCTTGGTTAGGGCTTTGGATTTGTTCGGATCCGATGTAGGAAAATGGGCTGCTCCGAAGACTGAAAGGGATGGGTTTTTTGAACCGATTAAAAGTAAGGAAATGGAATTTCCGACTAGGTTTCCGGCAAATTTGAAGATAGATGCGACGGTGAGTAAGGATGGGAAGGGGTATAAGACGGTCGGAGAAGGTGTGGATGCGGCGCCGAGTAATTTGACGGGTAAAAAGTTTGTGATTAATGTAAAGGAAGGAATCTATGATGAGATTGTTAGGATTCCGTTGGAGAAGAAGAATATTGTGCTGATCGGAGATGGGATTGGGAAGACGATTATTACTGGGAAGaaaactgttggtcccgtgGGAGTTTTCACCTACGACACCGCTACTTTTG CTGTTATGGGGGATGGATTCATGGCTAAAGATATAACATTCAAGAACGAAGCAGGAATACCAAGTAAACAAGCAGTAGCTTTTCGATCAGACAGCGATAAATCCTACGTCGAAAACTGCGAATTCTTCGGACACCAAGACACATTATACATCCACGGACTCCGCCAATTCTATAAATCATGCAAAATCGAAGGCAACGTTGATTTCATATTCGGAAACGGAGCCGCCTACTTCAAAGACTGCGAAATCTTCATAAACCCTAGGTTAGAAACACCCGAAAAGGGAGAATCGAATGCAGTAACCGCACAAGGAAGGACAGATTCTGGACAATCAACCGGATACGTGTTCGATAATTGCTCAATTACCGGCACACCGGAGTATATGAAACTTATTAAGAGCAATCCAAAAGTGCACAAAAATTATCTAGGAAGGCCTTGGAAGGAGTTTGCAAAAACAGTttatatacatagttttatgGATTCTCTTATAAATCCAGGTGGATGGTTAGAATGGGAAGGAAATCAGTCATTGAGTACACTTTATTATGGAGAATTTGAGAATAGAGGACCTGGATCTGATTTGAAAGGAAGAGTACCATGGAGTAGTAAAATTCTTCCTCAACATGTTCTTACTTTTTCAGTTCAGAATTTCATGCAAGGAGATGAGTGGCTTCCTAAATAA